The Streptomyces europaeiscabiei genome window below encodes:
- a CDS encoding DUF6152 family protein — protein sequence MHFINIAAPVARTGARRIRLATASLVSAAMLTLFSAGAAQAHHGFDDFDTDRLYYISGTVSQVRWGEPHSYFNVTIDSDLPADTPERDLPEGLRDAADSDPINAAPSYSGSQDELEVTIAPPSFTGMWGLDRELEDGERIEAVGYVGRSHTDEFRPVVFWYEEGKPVNQVLNEELPARPLPVPYPEGDAPAADADQDSPSAAADSEGTSPTVVWATLGGVLVAVIAGGVFYLRRRSPRE from the coding sequence ATGCACTTCATCAACATCGCCGCACCCGTGGCTCGCACCGGCGCCCGTCGCATCAGGCTGGCGACAGCGTCTCTGGTCTCCGCAGCGATGCTCACCTTGTTCTCGGCGGGTGCCGCGCAGGCGCACCACGGGTTCGACGACTTCGACACCGATCGCCTCTACTACATCTCGGGTACCGTCTCCCAGGTCCGCTGGGGCGAGCCGCACTCCTACTTCAACGTGACCATCGACAGCGATCTCCCCGCTGACACCCCCGAGCGCGATCTGCCCGAGGGACTGCGGGACGCCGCCGACAGCGACCCGATCAATGCCGCACCGTCCTACAGCGGGTCTCAGGACGAGCTGGAGGTCACCATCGCGCCACCGAGCTTCACGGGCATGTGGGGCCTGGACCGCGAGCTCGAAGACGGCGAGCGGATCGAAGCCGTCGGTTACGTCGGCAGGAGTCACACCGACGAGTTCCGTCCGGTCGTGTTCTGGTACGAAGAGGGGAAGCCTGTCAATCAGGTGCTCAACGAGGAACTCCCGGCGAGGCCGCTGCCGGTCCCGTATCCGGAAGGCGACGCACCTGCCGCCGACGCCGACCAGGATTCCCCGTCGGCCGCAGCGGACTCCGAGGGCACGTCACCGACCGTGGTGTGGGCCACGCTCGGTGGCGTACTGGTCGCCGTTATCGCAGGTGGAGTCTTCTACCTGCGACGACGCTCGCCCCGAGAGTGA
- a CDS encoding SMP-30/gluconolactonase/LRE family protein, which translates to MHWRTTVTYEINTLIPGRTFVEAPRWHENRVWFSELHTCSVMSARGDGSDLRVEAIVPAQPSGLAWLPDGRLLVASMQDRTLLRREADGSMAVHADLSGHVNGFCNEVIVDRHGRAYVGDFGFDLDNRAPMAPGSLHRIDPDGRITEVATDLWFPNGCVLTEDNVFIVNETFGNRISAFDLTDDGRLVNHRVWAEFGPLPSTTEFAEAQAEFLVCPDGMCVDAEGALWIADLGSEKLLRLREGGEVIDEIVPGMMPFSSVIGGEDGHTMFICAAPDFDQEERRITTEARILTTRVSVGMATGKMEPAG; encoded by the coding sequence GTGCACTGGAGAACAACGGTGACCTACGAGATCAACACGCTGATCCCCGGGCGGACCTTCGTGGAGGCGCCCCGCTGGCACGAGAACCGGGTCTGGTTCTCCGAGCTGCACACATGCAGCGTCATGTCGGCCAGGGGAGACGGCTCCGACCTTCGCGTCGAGGCGATCGTTCCCGCACAGCCGTCCGGACTGGCCTGGCTGCCGGACGGCAGACTGCTCGTGGCGTCGATGCAAGATCGCACGTTGTTGCGTCGCGAGGCCGACGGCAGCATGGCGGTGCACGCGGACCTGAGCGGTCATGTCAACGGCTTCTGCAACGAAGTCATCGTCGACCGGCACGGCCGGGCCTATGTCGGCGACTTCGGGTTCGACCTGGACAACCGGGCCCCGATGGCGCCGGGCTCCCTCCACCGGATCGACCCGGACGGCCGGATCACCGAGGTCGCCACCGACCTCTGGTTCCCGAACGGCTGCGTACTCACCGAAGACAACGTCTTCATCGTCAACGAAACCTTCGGGAACCGCATCTCCGCCTTCGACCTGACCGACGACGGGCGGCTCGTCAATCACCGGGTATGGGCCGAGTTCGGTCCACTGCCCAGCACGACGGAGTTCGCCGAGGCCCAGGCGGAGTTCCTCGTGTGCCCTGACGGCATGTGCGTCGATGCCGAGGGTGCGCTGTGGATCGCCGACCTCGGTTCCGAGAAACTCCTGCGCCTGCGTGAAGGGGGCGAGGTGATCGATGAGATTGTGCCCGGCATGATGCCCTTCTCGTCCGTCATCGGAGGAGAAGACGGCCACACCATGTTCATCTGCGCCGCGCCCGACTTCGACCAGGAGGAACGTCGGATCACGACCGAGGCGAGGATCCTGACGACGCGCGTGTCGGTGGGGATGGCAACGGGGAAGATGGAGCCGGCCGGCTGA